In Arachis stenosperma cultivar V10309 chromosome 1, arast.V10309.gnm1.PFL2, whole genome shotgun sequence, one DNA window encodes the following:
- the LOC130983278 gene encoding uncharacterized mitochondrial protein AtMg00810-like, with protein MKLPPGLSAPPNSVCKLERSLYGLKQASQQWNHKLCSVLKASGYTQSRADHSLFTKGSSTAFTALLVYVDDLVLAGNDMKEIERVKALLDAKFKIKDLGVLKYVLGFEVARSSQGILLYQRKYAIDFLDEFGLLNAKPTSTPMNYTAPMSKDAGSPLSDLTPYRRLIGSLLYLTNTRPDISFAVNKLSQYLDCATDIHFKAGLHILKYIKGAPARGILFSTASDLYLTGYSDSDWGTCPDTRRSVSGFCFFLGSSIVSWKSRKQLTVACSFAEAEYRALALATCEGRWLTYILRDLQVPLHRPITLFCDNQSAIHIASNPVADILTKSLASGPFAKIHCKLGMHDIHVPSLREADRRESSS; from the exons ATGAAGCTTCCCCCCGGTCTTTCTGCACCTCCTAACAGTGTGTGCAAACTTGAGCGGTCTCTCTATGGTCTTAAGCAGGCAAGTCAGCAGTGGAATCATAAATTGTGCTCTGTTTTGAAGGCGTCAGGCTACACGCAATCGCGAGCTGATCATTCTCTATTCACCAAAGGCAGCTCAACTGCCTTCACTGCCCTTTTGGTGTATGTTGATGATCTTGTTCTAGCTGGAAATGACATGAAAGAAATTGAAAGAGTGAAAGCCCTCTTGGATGCCAAGTTTAAAATCAAGGACCTGGGGGTTCTCAAATACGTCCTTGGGTTTGAAGTTGCAAGGAGTAGCCAAGGCATCCTTCTCTACCAACGTAAGTATGCAATTGATTTCTTAGATGAGTTTGGCCTTCTGAATGCCAAGCCCACCTCCACCCCGATGAATTACACTGCTCCCATGTCAAAGGATGCCGGTTCACCCTTGTCCGACTTGACTCCCTATCGTAGGCTCATAGGGAGCCTGCTTTACTTGACAAATACTCGTCCAGATATTAGCTTCGCTGTCAACAAGCTCAGCCAATATCTGGACTGTGCCACGGACATACATTTCAAGGCTGGGCTGCACATTTTGAAGTATATCAAAGGCGCTCCAGCAAGAGGAATTTTGTTCTCCACCGCCTCCGACTTATACCTAACTGGCTATTCTGATTCTGATTGGGGAACGTGCCCAGACACAAGGCGCTCGGTGTCCGGGTTCTGTTTCTTCTTGGGTTCCTCTATTGTCTCATGGAAGAGTCGAAAACAGCTTACGGTGGCATGTTCTTTTGCAGAGGCAGAATATCGTGCATTGGCGTTGGCGACATGCGAAGGGAGATGGCTCACGTACATTCTCAGAGATTTGCAAGTCCCTTTACATAGGCCGATTACCCTGTTCTGTGATAATCAATCAGCAATTCATATTGCTTCGAACCCA GTTGCCGATATTCTCACCAAAAGCTTGGCATCAGGGCCATTTGCAAAGATTCATTGCAAGCTTGGAATGCATGACATTCATGTTCCAAGCTTGAGGGAGGCTGATAGAAGGGAGTCGAGCTCATAA
- the LOC130968610 gene encoding aldehyde dehydrogenase family 2 member B4, mitochondrial-like: MAARRLSWLLSRSLSAASGADSFLHSLGRNSGGGCRKLKRFSTAAAVDEVIIPQVQINYTQHLIDGKFVDSASGKTFPTYDPRTGEVIAQVAEGDAEDINRAVAAARKAFDEGPWPKMTAYERCRILLRFADLVEKHSKELAALETWNNGKPYEQSFNDELPLFVRLFHYYAGWADKIHGMTVPADGKYHVQTLHEPIGVAGQIIPWNFPLIMFAWKVGPALACGNTVILKTAEQTPLTALYVAKLFHEAGLPPGVLNIVSGFGPTAGAALASHMDVDKLAFTGSTDTGKIVLELAARSNLKPVTLELGGKSPFIVCHDADVDHAVEQAHFALFFNQGQCCCAGSRTFVHERIYDEFLEKSKKRALRRVVGDPFKKGVEQGPQIDTEQFEKVLRYIRSGIESNATLECGGQRLGSKGFFIEPTVFSNVKDDMLIAKDEIFGPVQSILKFKDIEEVIKRANATRYGLAAGVFTKNVHTANTLMRALRVGTVWINCFDVFDAAIPFGGYKMSGIGREKGIYSLNNYLQIKAVVEPLKNPAWI; this comes from the exons ATGGCAGCTCGCAGACTTTCATGGCTTCTCTCACGCTCCCTTTCTGCTGCTTCTGGAGCTGACTCCTTTCTTCACTCACTCG GAAGAAACTCTGGCGGAGGGTGCAGAAAATTGAAGAGGTTTAGCACAGCTGCAGCGGTTGATGAAGTGATTATTCCACAAGTTCAAATCAATTACACTCAGCATCTCATAGATGGCAAGTTTGTGGATTCTGCATCAG GGAAGACTTTTCCAACCTATGACCCGCGCACAGGGGAAGTTATAGCTCAAGTAGCTGAAGGAGACGCTGAAGATATCAACCGCGCCGTCGCCGCTGCGCGAAAGGCCTTTGATGAAGGACCCTGGCCTAAAATGACTGCTTAT GAAAGGTGTCGGATATTGCTGCGGTTTGCTGATTTGGTGGAGAAGCATAGTAAAGAGCTTGCAGCTCTAGAGACGTGGAACAATGGAAAGCCTTATGAGCAATCTTTCAACGACGAATTGCCATTGTTTGTGCGTTTGTTCCACTACTATGCTG GTTGGGCTGATAAAATTCACGGGATGACCGTACCGGCTGATGGAAAATATCACGTGCAAACATTGCATGAACCAATTGGGGTTGCAGGACAAATCATACCTTGGAATTTTCCTCTAATTATGTTTGCTTGGAAAGTTGGTCCAGCTCTGGCTTGTGGTAACACTGTCATTTTGAAGACTGCTGAGCAAACACCCCTCACCGCTCTTTATGTGGCTAAACTCTTTCATGAG GCTGGTCTTCCACCAGGTGTTCTGAATATAGTTTCTGGATTTGGCCCAACTGCTGGTGCAGCTCTTGCAAGTCACATGGACGTTGACAAG CTAGCATTTACTGGATCAACAGACACTGGAAAAATTGTGCTTGAATTGGCTGCAAGAAGCAATCTGAAGCCTGTGACATTGGAGCTGGGAGGCAAATCACCTTTTATTGTGTGTCATGATGCTGATGTTGACCACGCTGTTGAACAAGCACACTTTGCTCTCTTCTTTAATCAG GGACAATGTTGCTGTGCTGGATCTCGAACCTTTGTACATGAGCGTATCTATGATGAGTTCTTGGAGAAGTCAAAGAAACGTGCTTTGAGACGCGTTGTTGGTGATCCATTCAAGAAGGGTGTTGAACAAGGCCCTCAG ATTGACACAGAACAATTTGAGAAAGTGCTTAGGTACATAAGATCTGGAATTGAAAGCAATGCTACCCTTGAATGTGGGGGTCAGCGATTGGGCTCAAAAGGCTTCTTCATCGAGCCAACTGTTTTCTCCAATGTTAAg GACGATATGCTGATAGCCAAAGACGAAATATTCGGGCCGGTTCAGTCCATCTTGAAATTCAA GGACATTGAAGAAGTAATAAAGAGAGCAAATGCAACACGATATGGACTAGCAGCAGGAGTGTTCACAAAGAACGTACACACAGCAAACACATTGATGAGGGCACTGAGAGTTGGAACGGTTTGGATCAACTGTTTCGATGTATTCGACGCTGCCATTCCCTTTGGAGGCTACAAGATGAGTGGCATTGGGAGGGAGAAAGGAATCTACAGTCTCAACAACTACCTTCAGATCAAAGCTGTTGTTGAACCACTCAAGAATCCTGCTTGGATTTAA